One Malus sylvestris chromosome 14, drMalSylv7.2, whole genome shotgun sequence DNA segment encodes these proteins:
- the LOC126599159 gene encoding pentatricopeptide repeat-containing protein DOT4, chloroplastic-like translates to MSASFPRQRQRLFHLLHQSPAVFSSQKLLQIQAQLTTTGLLHSDPSCLLSLLDLSLSTPSTLHHATALFTHAQTPNAAAWPVMVRRLSLDADPSRVFSLFKEMQRLKRNDPVCDPYVFASLIKGCSKLSAFREGKSVHCRAVRIGLDCNVNLLNSLVSFYSRSKSLVGCACIVFDRIPQKTVVTVNCMLSGFVRNSLFGAALDLFNRVLSCDFGLGLKPNYVTLVVLISGCVDFDEFNAGKALHSYCYKAGLDLVNEVCNVLIDLYSKFVHIDEAGRMFDEMPERDLVSWNTMIAGYAGVGDCRRAFFLFREMNAGDVGFDRVSLISLILAACNSRDLGMGKMIHGYMTANGTKITVAIRTALINLYSNCGLIAYAKKVLDEAPDDNIALWNSMIHGYVECCHNQEALGLFSQMQSKKLEPDETTMVGLILACRNSGDLSNGFDIHSYIESSNRHQGSIVLHNALIDMYAKCGSMTQAKVVFDKMPRKDVVSWTSIIVGHAINSEGKEALLAFQRMCAEKVEPNSVTFISVLSACDHAGLVDEGLNLYNAMCKSYHIKPTIEHCGCMIDMYARAGRLEEAYKFVKSMPVEPNAVVWRMLINACRVHGDFDRGLCLVSGFTELKTLHCGAEDHVTSSNILADAGRWDDVLNERSLMATRKVTKVSGKSSISDLTE, encoded by the coding sequence ATGAGCGCTTCATTCCCCCGCCAAAGACAGCGACTTTTCCATCTTCTCCACCAAAGCCCAGCCGTCTTCTCCTCCCAGAAGCTCCTTCAAATCCAGGCCCAGCTCACCACCACCGGCCTCCTCCACTCAGACCCCTCATGCCTTCTCTCACTCCTcgacctctctctctcaacccCTTCAACTCTCCACCACGCCACCGCCTTATTCACCCACGCACAAACACCCAATGCCGCCGCATGGCCCGTCATGGTCCGCCGGCTCAGCTTAGACGCCGACCCTTCTCGGGTTTTCTCTTTATTCAAAGAAATGCAGAGGCTAAAACGTAATGACCCAGTTTGTGATCCTTATGTGTTTGCTTCTTTGATCAAGGGTTGTAGCAAATTATCCGCTTTTCGGGAAGGGAAGTCTGTGCATTGCCGAGCTGTTAGGATCGGTTTGGATTGTAATGTGAATTTGTTGAACAGTTTAGTTAGTTTTTATTCGCGTTCGAAGAGTTTGGTGGGATGTGCTTGCATTGTGTTTGATAGAATTCCTCAGAAGACTGTTGTGACAGTAAATTGTATGCTTTCTGGTTTTGTGAGGAACAGCTTGTTTGGTGCGGCGTTGGATTTGTTTAACCGAGTTTTGAGTTGcgattttggtttgggattgaaGCCTAATTATGTTACTTTGGTTGTTTTGATTTCAGGGTGTGTGGATTTTGATGAGTTTAATGCGGGAAAGGCACTTCATTCATACTGTTATAAGGCGGGTTTGGATTTGGTAAACGAGGTTTGCAATGTGCTTATTGATTTGTATTCGAAGTTTGTGCATATAGATGAAGCTGGAAGGATGTTCGATGAGATGCCTGAGAGGGATTTGGTTTCATGGAATACCATGATTGCAGGATATGCTGGAGTTGGTGATTGTAGAAGagctttctttttgtttagagAAATGAACGCTGGGGACGTTGGATTCGATAGAGTATCGCTGATAAGTTTGATTTTGGCTGCTTGTAATAGTAGAGATCTTGGTATGGGGAAGATGATTCATGGGTATATGACAGCTAATGGAACAAAAATAACTGTAGCTATTCGGACGGCACTGATTAACTTGTACTCCAATTGTGGACTAATAGCGTATGCTAAAAAAGTATTGGATGAAGCACCGGATGACAACATTGCATTGTGGAACTCTATGATCCATGGATATGTCGAATGCTGTCATAATCAAGAGGCATTGGGGCTCTTCAGTCAGATGCAGTCTAAAAAGCTAGAGCCAGATGAAACAACAATGGTAGGGTTAATCTTAGCTTGCCGAAACTCAGGGGATTTGTCTAATGGATTCGACATTCATTCTTACATAGAGAGTAGTAATCGTCATCAAGGGAGTATTGTTCTGCACAATGCTCTTATagacatgtatgcaaaatgcGGGAGCATGACCCAAGCTAAAGTTGTGTTTGATAAGATGCCACGGAAAGACGTTGTTTCGTGGACTTCAATTATAGTTGGTCATGCCATCAACAGTGAAGGAAAGGAAGCGCTTCTTGCTTTCCAGAGAATGTGTGCTGAGAAAGTCGAACCAAACTCAGTTACATTCATCAGTGTTCTATCAGCGTGCGATCACGCTGGTTTGGTTGATGAAGGTCTGAACTTGTATAACGCAATGTGCAAGTCTTACCATATCAAGCCCACAATTGAGCACTGCGGATGCATGATTGATATGTACGCACGAGCAGGAAGGCTAGAGGAGGCCTACAAGTTTGTGAAGAGTATGCCTGTAGAGCCAAATGCAGTTGTTTGGAGGATGTTGATTAATGCTTGTAGAGTTCATGGCGATTTTGATAGGGGATTATGTTTGGTTAGTGGATTCACAGAACTAAAAACACTG